A single genomic interval of Streptomyces sp. BA2 harbors:
- a CDS encoding MFS transporter: MSLSRRRAALYARIPGGLDGRRMLWIALINKAGTGLWMGAAALYFTLVTGLSVAEVGVLMGVSGAVGIAGAPLAGHLADRFPVTRVIIGAQLQQAIALLALLTTDNFSLLLLYSAVNSLADRGANVLTKLYAARIAGPERTKYQAVQRTVSNAGWAIGGLAGALALAVGTTHAYQALLVGNVLSFLVAAVLTLRCAEPPSPSRVVTDSTAPALPAPPSSPWRDRPYLLFTATEAALFLDDAVLQVGMPLWIVHATDAPHGLAPLLMVLNCVLVVCCQVPLSRFGSTPDGARALLVPLAACFVVGCAAMTASVAGGTWLAVTTLVVAAIAFTFAEILHAIASWELSIALAPDQAQGAYLGVHGLSSSAQRSGGPLLVTAVIAAGPLAWPLLGAGVIATVAAQSHLVRKRLHRSSGPEGAPGVLRERDQRLGS; the protein is encoded by the coding sequence GTGAGCCTCAGTCGTAGGCGGGCCGCGCTGTACGCACGCATACCAGGGGGCCTCGACGGTCGCCGCATGCTCTGGATCGCCCTGATCAACAAGGCGGGAACCGGACTGTGGATGGGGGCGGCCGCCCTCTACTTCACCCTGGTCACCGGGCTCTCCGTCGCCGAGGTCGGCGTGCTCATGGGGGTCTCGGGGGCCGTGGGCATCGCGGGGGCGCCGCTCGCGGGCCACCTCGCCGACCGGTTCCCCGTGACCCGCGTCATCATCGGCGCCCAACTTCAGCAGGCCATCGCCCTGTTGGCGTTGCTGACGACGGACAACTTCTCCCTGCTCCTGCTGTACTCCGCCGTGAACAGCCTCGCCGACCGCGGCGCCAACGTCCTCACCAAGCTGTACGCCGCCCGTATCGCGGGCCCGGAGCGCACCAAGTACCAAGCCGTCCAGCGCACCGTGTCCAACGCAGGCTGGGCCATCGGCGGCCTGGCCGGCGCGCTTGCCCTCGCCGTCGGCACCACCCACGCCTACCAGGCCCTGCTCGTCGGCAACGTGCTCAGCTTCCTCGTCGCCGCGGTCCTCACCCTGCGCTGCGCGGAACCGCCTTCCCCGTCCCGGGTGGTCACCGACTCCACGGCGCCCGCGCTCCCCGCCCCGCCGTCGAGCCCGTGGCGCGACCGCCCCTATCTGCTCTTCACCGCCACCGAGGCGGCGCTCTTCCTCGACGACGCGGTGCTCCAGGTCGGCATGCCCCTGTGGATCGTCCACGCGACGGACGCCCCGCACGGCCTCGCGCCGCTGCTCATGGTCCTCAACTGCGTGCTCGTCGTCTGCTGCCAGGTCCCGCTGTCCCGCTTCGGGAGCACGCCGGACGGAGCCCGCGCCCTCCTCGTACCCCTGGCCGCCTGCTTCGTCGTCGGCTGCGCCGCGATGACCGCCTCCGTGGCCGGCGGCACCTGGCTGGCCGTCACCACCCTGGTGGTCGCGGCGATCGCCTTCACCTTCGCGGAGATACTGCACGCCATCGCTTCGTGGGAACTCTCCATCGCCCTCGCCCCCGACCAAGCGCAGGGTGCCTACCTCGGCGTACACGGACTGTCCTCGTCCGCCCAGCGCAGCGGGGGACCGCTCCTGGTCACCGCCGTGATCGCCGCGGGCCCTCTCGCCTGGCCGCTGCTCGGCGCGGGCGTGATCGCGACGGTCGCCGCGCAGAGCCATCTCGTACGCAAGAGGCTGCACCGGTCCAGCGGGCCGGAGGGCGCGCCCGGCGTGCTGCGTGAACGCGATCAGCGGCTCGGGTCATAG
- a CDS encoding YncE family protein, translating into MTSLTCRIRRTAAVAVALAAGSALALTGTASAQPGQNSGKAAGSTVESAPLVKGLYQSAYSERNNVLWATSAVGRPPVTNSSLLKVDPRTLKVKDSYTPPVTNAGTGAVEAVYGVAVDDEHNTVWTTNTRDNSVAVYDQRTGKHLVSLPGVNHAREVVVDAKHNTAWASSFGDGTVVAFDTRTFKEKKRVTVEGSGPAGLAVNARSGAVYAADLNGDRIIEITRKSESPRLIPTGDGPISIALSKDGRTAYTADQAAGGLSVVDLEKGAVTKSVPTGAGALSVATDRRSGNVLVANRTPGTVTVVDPAKGAVIETLATGANPNHVQVTGGTAFVVDKSGTGPEGQDKAHRIRIGR; encoded by the coding sequence ATGACCTCACTCACTTGCCGCATCCGCCGTACCGCCGCAGTCGCCGTGGCCCTCGCCGCGGGCAGCGCGCTGGCCCTGACCGGTACCGCGTCCGCGCAGCCCGGCCAGAACTCCGGCAAAGCGGCCGGCTCGACCGTCGAGTCCGCGCCGCTCGTGAAGGGTCTCTACCAGTCCGCGTACTCCGAGCGGAACAACGTGCTGTGGGCCACCTCCGCGGTGGGCCGGCCGCCCGTCACCAACTCAAGCCTGCTGAAGGTCGACCCGCGCACGCTGAAGGTGAAGGACAGCTACACGCCTCCGGTCACCAACGCCGGGACCGGCGCCGTCGAGGCCGTCTACGGAGTCGCCGTCGACGACGAGCACAACACCGTCTGGACGACGAACACCCGCGACAACTCCGTCGCCGTCTACGACCAGCGCACCGGCAAGCACCTCGTCTCGCTGCCCGGCGTGAACCACGCCCGCGAGGTCGTCGTGGACGCCAAGCACAACACGGCGTGGGCGAGCAGCTTCGGCGACGGCACCGTCGTCGCCTTCGACACCCGCACCTTCAAGGAGAAGAAGCGCGTCACGGTCGAGGGATCGGGCCCGGCCGGCCTCGCCGTGAACGCGCGGTCCGGCGCCGTCTACGCCGCCGACCTCAACGGCGACCGGATCATCGAGATCACCCGGAAAAGCGAGAGCCCCCGCCTCATCCCCACCGGTGACGGCCCGATCTCCATCGCGCTCTCCAAGGACGGCCGCACCGCCTACACCGCCGACCAGGCCGCCGGCGGCCTCTCGGTCGTCGACCTCGAAAAGGGCGCCGTGACGAAGTCCGTGCCGACCGGCGCGGGCGCCCTGTCCGTCGCCACCGACCGGCGTTCGGGCAACGTCCTGGTCGCCAACCGCACCCCCGGCACCGTCACGGTCGTCGACCCCGCCAAGGGCGCCGTCATCGAGACCCTGGCCACCGGCGCCAACCCCAACCACGTGCAGGTGACGGGCGGAACGGCGTTCGTCGTCGACAAGTCCGGCACCGGCCCGGAGGGCCAGGACAAGGCGCACCGCATCCGCATCGGCCGCTGA
- a CDS encoding alpha/beta hydrolase: MTKIKRNAALLAASAAVLSLTAPLAATASTPSTPNAPSAAAPLDWKPCEGGVTDARQECATVNVPMDYADPTGKQIGIAVSRIPSENPEARRGALLLIPGGPGGVGRDTPSGKGQKLPQAVRDAYDLIGFDPRGLGRSTPVSCGLERADLAASRLRPWPGPDGSIGGNMTAAQRVSDACARNGGDLIRHISTANEARDIDRIRAALGERKVSAWGVSYGTYVGAVYSQLFPHRTDRVVLDSNDDPDPERVSRAWLAGHEQGVEDTFPEFAKWASAPGNPHRLARTAAEVRPLFLRLAAELDREPIPWPKANPEELNGNVLRQALLNSLDDPDDFDDLAELIRAARKGTVPPAPQAPSEPELQKAVAVGTAVLCNDIEWPKPADAYAKEVAESRAKYPLTAGMPRNAMPCAAWPYRSKEAPVRITGSGPSNILLIQNERDPATPLSGALNLRKALGKRATMVTVNATGHDAYLANGNECGDRTVSRYLATGERPGRDTYCG; the protein is encoded by the coding sequence ATGACGAAGATCAAGCGAAACGCAGCCCTGCTCGCCGCCTCCGCCGCCGTCCTCAGCCTCACCGCACCGCTGGCCGCGACGGCCTCGACTCCCTCCACCCCCAACGCTCCTTCCGCCGCCGCGCCCCTGGACTGGAAGCCGTGCGAGGGCGGCGTCACCGACGCCCGACAGGAGTGCGCGACCGTCAACGTCCCGATGGACTACGCCGACCCCACGGGCAAACAGATCGGCATCGCCGTCTCCCGCATCCCCAGCGAGAACCCCGAGGCACGCCGCGGCGCCCTGCTCCTGATCCCCGGCGGGCCCGGCGGCGTCGGCCGCGACACCCCTTCGGGCAAGGGTCAGAAGCTGCCGCAAGCGGTCCGGGACGCGTACGACCTGATCGGCTTCGACCCCCGCGGCCTCGGCCGCTCCACCCCGGTCAGCTGCGGCCTCGAACGCGCCGACCTCGCCGCGTCGAGACTGCGCCCCTGGCCCGGCCCCGACGGCTCCATCGGCGGGAACATGACCGCCGCGCAGCGCGTCTCGGATGCCTGCGCACGCAACGGCGGTGACCTCATCCGCCACATCAGCACCGCCAACGAGGCCCGGGACATCGACCGCATCCGGGCGGCGCTCGGCGAGCGGAAGGTCTCCGCATGGGGCGTCTCGTACGGCACGTACGTAGGGGCGGTCTACAGCCAGCTCTTCCCGCACCGCACCGACCGCGTCGTCCTCGACAGCAACGACGACCCCGACCCCGAGCGGGTCTCCCGCGCCTGGCTCGCCGGGCACGAGCAGGGAGTCGAGGACACCTTCCCCGAGTTCGCCAAGTGGGCCTCGGCGCCCGGCAATCCGCATCGCCTGGCCCGGACGGCGGCCGAAGTGCGCCCGCTCTTCCTGCGCCTGGCCGCCGAACTCGACCGCGAGCCGATCCCGTGGCCCAAGGCCAACCCCGAGGAGCTCAACGGCAACGTCCTGCGGCAAGCACTCCTGAACTCGCTCGACGACCCCGACGACTTCGACGACCTCGCGGAGCTGATCCGTGCCGCCCGGAAGGGCACGGTCCCGCCCGCGCCACAGGCACCCTCGGAACCGGAGCTGCAGAAGGCCGTCGCGGTCGGCACCGCGGTCCTCTGCAACGACATCGAGTGGCCAAAGCCGGCAGACGCGTACGCGAAGGAGGTGGCCGAGAGCCGGGCCAAGTACCCCCTCACCGCGGGGATGCCGCGCAATGCCATGCCGTGCGCCGCCTGGCCGTACCGGTCGAAGGAGGCCCCGGTACGGATCACCGGCAGCGGCCCGTCCAACATCCTCCTCATCCAGAACGAGCGCGACCCGGCGACCCCGCTCAGCGGCGCGCTCAACCTCCGCAAGGCCCTGGGCAAGCGGGCCACGATGGTCACGGTGAACGCGACCGGCCACGACGCCTACCTCGCCAACGGCAACGAGTGCGGCGACCGGACCGTCTCCCGCTACCTGGCGACGGGGGAGCGGCCGGGGCGGGACACTTACTGCGGCTAG
- a CDS encoding aminoglycoside phosphotransferase family protein, producing MTEPAAEVQPLVRQKAHSLGAPGRRWLDELPGLLHDLERRWSIGIGAPLPGGSASYVARVRARDGRGAVLKVSLPAPDFTSQVRVLRLAEGRGYARLLAHDLGRRAMLLEALGPSMDRLGLAPRQQMETLCAMLRSAWRVPRAAVLTADPAQEKARALGEMVERLWESLGRPCSERVVTRALTYAEHRAAAFDPGRCVVVHGDPHPGNALRVTAPRAGAEAGFVFVDPDSFLADPAYDLGVVLRDWCAELRGRDRAAARGLIRSYCALLADRTGSDERAIWEWGYLERVSTGLYVLDFGAEERGRPFLDTAELLA from the coding sequence GTGACCGAGCCCGCCGCCGAAGTCCAGCCCCTCGTACGCCAGAAGGCCCACAGCCTTGGGGCCCCCGGCCGCCGGTGGCTGGACGAGCTGCCAGGCCTCCTCCATGACCTGGAGCGGCGCTGGTCGATCGGGATCGGGGCGCCGCTGCCCGGCGGAAGCGCCTCCTACGTGGCGCGGGTCCGGGCCCGCGACGGCCGGGGCGCGGTGCTCAAAGTCTCCCTGCCCGCACCGGACTTCACGAGTCAGGTGCGGGTCCTGCGCCTCGCGGAGGGGCGGGGGTACGCGAGGCTCCTCGCCCACGATCTCGGCCGGCGCGCGATGCTCCTGGAAGCGCTCGGGCCGTCGATGGACCGGCTCGGCCTCGCTCCTCGGCAGCAGATGGAGACGCTGTGCGCCATGCTCCGGAGCGCCTGGCGGGTGCCGCGCGCCGCAGTACTGACCGCCGACCCCGCCCAGGAGAAGGCCCGCGCCCTGGGCGAGATGGTCGAGCGGCTGTGGGAGAGCCTCGGGCGGCCCTGCTCGGAGCGGGTGGTGACCAGGGCGCTGACGTACGCCGAACATCGCGCCGCCGCCTTCGATCCCGGCCGTTGCGTCGTCGTGCACGGCGACCCGCATCCCGGCAACGCGCTGCGGGTCACCGCGCCTCGGGCCGGGGCCGAGGCCGGTTTCGTCTTCGTGGACCCCGACTCGTTCCTCGCCGATCCCGCGTACGACTTGGGGGTCGTACTGCGCGACTGGTGCGCCGAGTTGAGGGGCCGGGACAGAGCTGCGGCGCGCGGTCTGATCCGCTCGTACTGCGCGCTGCTCGCGGACCGGACCGGGTCGGACGAGCGGGCGATCTGGGAGTGGGGTTACCTGGAACGGGTGTCCACCGGTCTCTATGTGCTCGATTTCGGCGCGGAGGAGCGCGGCAGACCGTTCCTGGACACCGCGGAGCTGCTGGCCTGA
- a CDS encoding aldo/keto reductase translates to MASRTDVRPGQVLYGCMGLGGTWDTTPYAAADIAAAEAAVEAALEAGITVFDQADIYRHGKSESVFGEVLSRASGLRERIVLQTKCGIRLTDGVRPGLYDLRGPTIVQRVEESLTRLRTDVIDVLLLHRPDPLTGPEEIAKALSSLHGQGLVRRFGVSNMSAAQIAHLRAHLDVPLVANQLEMSLESRDWVEAGVLVNTPSAAASGFPHGTLEYCTANGIQLQAWGALARGRFTGGGETPTARLVTELATRKRTTPETILLWWLQRHPARIAPVIGTSRPDRILACRDAVHREPELTHEEWYDLWTTARGGPLP, encoded by the coding sequence ATGGCATCGCGGACCGACGTGCGCCCCGGTCAAGTGCTGTACGGGTGCATGGGACTCGGCGGCACCTGGGACACCACGCCGTACGCCGCCGCGGACATCGCGGCGGCCGAGGCCGCCGTGGAAGCCGCCCTCGAGGCCGGCATCACGGTGTTCGACCAGGCCGACATCTACCGGCACGGCAAGTCCGAGTCGGTCTTCGGCGAGGTCCTGTCCAGGGCGTCCGGGCTGCGCGAGCGCATCGTCCTGCAGACCAAGTGCGGCATCCGCCTCACCGACGGCGTCCGGCCCGGCCTGTACGACCTGCGGGGACCGACCATCGTCCAGCGCGTCGAGGAGAGCCTCACCCGGCTGCGGACCGACGTGATCGACGTACTGCTCCTGCACCGCCCCGATCCGCTGACGGGCCCGGAGGAGATCGCGAAAGCCCTGTCCTCCCTCCACGGACAGGGCCTGGTGCGCCGGTTCGGCGTGTCGAACATGAGCGCCGCCCAGATCGCGCACCTGCGGGCGCATCTCGACGTACCGCTGGTCGCCAACCAGCTGGAGATGAGCCTGGAGAGCCGCGACTGGGTCGAGGCGGGCGTACTAGTGAACACGCCTTCCGCCGCCGCCAGCGGCTTCCCGCACGGGACACTCGAGTACTGCACGGCCAACGGCATCCAACTGCAGGCATGGGGAGCCCTCGCCCGCGGCCGCTTCACCGGCGGCGGCGAGACCCCTACCGCACGCCTCGTCACCGAGCTCGCCACCCGCAAGCGGACGACCCCGGAGACGATCCTCCTGTGGTGGCTCCAGCGGCATCCGGCGCGGATAGCCCCCGTCATCGGCACCAGCCGCCCGGACCGCATCCTCGCCTGCCGGGACGCAGTGCACCGCGAACCCGAACTCACCCACGAGGAGTGGTACGACCTGTGGACCACGGCCCGGGGCGGCCCGTTGCCCTAA
- a CDS encoding adenosine kinase, which yields MPTETEIDVLVLGGAGVDSIVYVPELPLPYADSYMVPAIDVRAGQTGDFVAMGVRALGLRTHHIDLIGDDHEGDLVRALHRERGIPFTEALQRCGTKRAVNLVGPDGRRLSLYDNSRSQGPDRLPAAAVEALAAVSRHAHVSLTHPCAHALPTLRAAGVSVSTDLHNWDGAEPYHEAFAYEADLVFLSTAALTDPERTMRQIAARGRAKAVVATAGAEGAHLLVDGELTHVPAITPPAPVVDSNGAGDAFASAYLFGLLAGEPPLRCARYGAIAGAYACTVPATRTDVISRDQLLTLAAAPPRA from the coding sequence GTGCCCACGGAGACCGAGATCGACGTCCTGGTGCTCGGCGGCGCCGGGGTGGACTCGATCGTGTACGTTCCCGAGCTGCCGCTCCCCTACGCCGACAGTTACATGGTGCCCGCGATCGACGTGCGCGCCGGGCAGACCGGCGACTTCGTCGCGATGGGGGTGCGGGCCCTGGGGCTGCGCACCCATCACATCGACCTCATCGGCGACGACCACGAGGGCGACCTGGTCCGCGCGCTGCACCGCGAGCGCGGCATCCCCTTCACCGAAGCGCTCCAGCGCTGCGGCACCAAGCGCGCGGTGAACCTGGTCGGCCCCGACGGGCGGCGCCTCTCGCTGTACGACAACAGCCGTTCGCAGGGCCCGGACCGACTGCCCGCGGCGGCGGTCGAAGCCCTCGCCGCGGTGAGCCGGCACGCCCACGTCTCGCTCACCCATCCCTGCGCCCACGCCCTGCCCACGCTGCGCGCGGCTGGCGTCAGCGTCTCGACCGACCTGCACAACTGGGACGGGGCCGAGCCCTACCACGAGGCCTTCGCGTACGAAGCCGACCTCGTCTTCCTGTCCACCGCCGCCCTGACCGACCCGGAGAGGACCATGCGTCAGATCGCCGCGCGGGGCAGGGCCAAGGCGGTCGTCGCGACGGCAGGGGCCGAGGGAGCCCACCTCCTCGTCGACGGCGAACTGACCCACGTACCGGCCATCACGCCTCCCGCGCCGGTGGTGGACTCGAACGGCGCCGGTGACGCCTTCGCCTCTGCCTACCTCTTCGGACTGCTGGCCGGCGAGCCACCCCTGCGCTGCGCCCGCTACGGCGCGATCGCCGGCGCGTACGCCTGCACCGTCCCGGCCACGCGCACCGACGTCATCAGCAGGGACCAACTCCTCACCCTGGCCGCCGCGCCACCGCGGGCCTGA
- a CDS encoding LacI family DNA-binding transcriptional regulator, producing the protein MTARLVDIAAQAGVSEATVSRVLNGKPGVAAGTRESVLAALDMLGFERPTRLRQRSSAGLIGLITPELDNPIFPALAQVIAQALTRQGYTPVLATQTPGGSTEDELTDMLVDRGVSGIIFVSGLHADTTADMERYEVLRGKGVPFVLVNGFSPKVQAPFISTDDRAAARLAVTHLASLGHTRIGLAVGPKRFVPVLRKIEGFQIGMRERLGMSPADSEQLIEHSLYTLEGGQAAAGTLIGRGCTAIVCASDMMALGAIRAARERDLEVPRDISVVGYDDSPLIAFTDPPLTTVRQPVQAMGQASVRTLLEEIGGTPAPHSEFLFMPELVVRGSTASGRPERRDV; encoded by the coding sequence ATGACCGCACGGCTCGTCGACATCGCAGCGCAGGCGGGGGTGAGCGAAGCCACCGTCAGCCGTGTCCTCAACGGCAAGCCCGGCGTGGCGGCGGGCACCCGCGAATCCGTACTCGCCGCCCTGGACATGCTCGGCTTCGAACGTCCCACGCGACTGCGGCAGCGCAGCAGCGCCGGACTGATCGGCCTGATCACGCCCGAGCTCGACAACCCGATCTTCCCGGCGCTCGCCCAGGTCATCGCCCAGGCCCTGACCCGCCAGGGCTACACGCCGGTCCTTGCCACCCAGACACCCGGTGGCTCCACCGAGGACGAGCTCACCGACATGCTGGTGGACCGCGGTGTCTCCGGGATCATCTTCGTCTCCGGCCTCCACGCCGACACCACCGCCGACATGGAGCGCTACGAAGTGTTGCGCGGCAAGGGTGTGCCCTTCGTCCTCGTCAACGGCTTCTCCCCCAAGGTGCAGGCCCCCTTCATCTCCACGGACGACCGTGCCGCGGCCCGGCTCGCCGTCACCCACCTCGCCTCCCTCGGCCACACCCGCATCGGGCTCGCGGTGGGTCCCAAGCGCTTCGTGCCCGTACTGCGCAAGATCGAGGGCTTCCAGATCGGCATGCGCGAACGCCTCGGGATGTCGCCCGCGGACTCCGAGCAGCTCATCGAGCACTCCCTCTACACCCTGGAGGGCGGCCAGGCCGCGGCGGGCACGCTGATCGGCCGGGGTTGCACCGCGATCGTGTGCGCCAGCGACATGATGGCGCTCGGCGCCATCCGGGCCGCCCGGGAACGGGACTTGGAGGTGCCCCGGGACATCTCGGTGGTCGGCTACGACGACTCCCCGCTCATCGCCTTCACCGACCCCCCGCTGACCACCGTCCGCCAGCCGGTCCAGGCGATGGGGCAGGCCTCGGTCCGCACCCTCCTTGAGGAGATCGGCGGAACCCCCGCCCCGCACAGCGAGTTCCTCTTCATGCCGGAGCTTGTGGTCCGCGGCTCGACCGCGTCCGGCCGGCCCGAGCGCCGCGACGTCTAG
- a CDS encoding extracellular solute-binding protein gives MRRGIAATAMVAALALTAAACGGDDGDSGKKSSGKLSGTVTFWDTSNDAEKGTYEKLAKGFEKLHPDVKVNYVSVAFGEANAKFKNAAGGNSGAPDVMRTEVAWVADFANLGYLAPLEGTPALDKADDYLPQAAASTKFKGKTYAAPQTIDTLALFYNKKMLKAAGVEVPKTFDEVKTAAKKIKSKSGKTGLYLRGDDPYYYLPYLYGEGGDLLDTKSKKITVDDPQGAAAFKVMKDLVDSKAATTDASDGYNNQLNAFKDGDVAMALDGPWSIEGAMQGKEFKGDKDNLGIAPVPGGSDRQASPQGGWNLAAYAGSKNLDASYEFIKYMSSAKVQQQTTEKLSLLPTRTSVYDVQSVKDNQMVQFFKPAVDKSVERPWIPQANALFEPIRLQMEKVLSGKASPENGAKGVGDAYRKLLKDYK, from the coding sequence ATGCGGCGTGGCATAGCGGCCACCGCAATGGTCGCGGCCCTGGCCCTGACAGCGGCGGCGTGCGGTGGCGATGACGGTGACAGCGGCAAGAAGAGTTCGGGCAAGCTGTCCGGAACCGTCACTTTCTGGGACACCTCGAACGACGCGGAGAAGGGGACCTACGAGAAGCTCGCCAAGGGCTTCGAGAAGCTCCACCCGGACGTCAAGGTCAACTACGTGAGCGTCGCGTTCGGCGAGGCCAACGCCAAGTTCAAGAACGCCGCGGGCGGCAACTCCGGCGCCCCCGACGTGATGCGCACCGAGGTCGCCTGGGTCGCGGACTTCGCCAACCTGGGCTACCTCGCCCCGCTCGAGGGCACCCCCGCCCTCGACAAGGCGGACGACTACCTCCCGCAGGCCGCGGCCAGCACCAAGTTCAAGGGCAAGACCTACGCCGCGCCGCAGACCATCGACACCCTGGCGCTCTTCTACAACAAGAAGATGCTCAAGGCCGCAGGCGTCGAGGTCCCCAAGACCTTCGACGAGGTGAAGACCGCCGCGAAGAAGATCAAGTCGAAGTCCGGCAAGACCGGCCTCTACCTGCGCGGCGACGACCCGTACTACTACCTCCCCTACCTCTACGGCGAGGGCGGCGACCTCCTCGACACCAAGAGCAAGAAGATCACCGTCGACGACCCCCAGGGCGCCGCGGCCTTCAAGGTCATGAAGGACCTGGTCGACTCCAAGGCGGCCACCACCGACGCGAGCGACGGTTACAACAACCAGCTCAACGCCTTCAAGGACGGCGACGTCGCGATGGCTCTCGACGGCCCCTGGTCCATCGAAGGAGCCATGCAGGGCAAGGAGTTCAAGGGCGACAAGGACAACCTCGGCATCGCCCCGGTGCCCGGCGGCAGCGACCGGCAGGCATCCCCGCAGGGCGGCTGGAACCTCGCGGCCTACGCGGGATCCAAGAACCTCGACGCGAGCTACGAGTTCATCAAGTACATGAGCTCGGCCAAGGTGCAGCAGCAGACCACCGAGAAGCTGAGCCTGCTGCCCACCCGCACCTCGGTGTACGACGTGCAGTCCGTCAAGGACAACCAGATGGTGCAGTTCTTCAAGCCGGCCGTGGACAAGTCCGTGGAGCGGCCGTGGATCCCGCAGGCCAACGCCCTGTTCGAGCCGATCCGGCTGCAGATGGAGAAGGTGCTCAGCGGCAAGGCCTCGCCCGAGAACGGGGCGAAGGGTGTCGGCGACGCCTACCGCAAACTGCTGAAGGACTACAAGTAA
- a CDS encoding carbohydrate ABC transporter permease: MAVDSSQSLTKAVDAHSVRGRGRGTGKTPGRLRRSLSTHWYAWAMVAPVVAVIGVIIGYPLVRGLYLSTTDANEANVERTIGVNHIPATYKSVGLDNYTAVLSDGIFWDRLTWTIIWTVSCVAISFALGLVLANMLNRKLAGRSLYRMALILPWAVPAFVSVFTWRLLFNEKNGILNKILAGGGIDAIPWLNDPTWAKLSVITVNVWLGVPFMLVAMLGGLQSIPGELYEAAEMDGANAWQRFRHITLPGLRTVSSTVILISGIWTFNMFPVIFLLTRGGPGDATEILVTYAYRLSFVVSPRDFAGSAAWGVIILLLLSLFAVVYRRALRKQGEVW, translated from the coding sequence ATGGCTGTTGACAGCAGCCAGTCCCTGACCAAGGCCGTGGACGCCCACAGCGTCCGCGGCCGCGGACGGGGGACCGGCAAGACTCCAGGGCGGCTGCGCAGGTCGCTGTCCACGCACTGGTACGCGTGGGCCATGGTCGCCCCCGTGGTGGCCGTGATCGGCGTGATCATCGGGTACCCGCTGGTGCGGGGCCTGTACCTGTCGACGACCGACGCCAACGAAGCGAACGTCGAGCGCACGATCGGCGTCAACCACATCCCGGCGACCTACAAGTCCGTCGGCCTGGACAACTACACCGCCGTCCTCTCCGACGGGATCTTCTGGGACCGCCTGACCTGGACCATCATCTGGACCGTCTCCTGCGTCGCGATCTCCTTCGCGCTCGGCCTGGTCCTGGCGAACATGCTCAACCGCAAGCTGGCGGGGCGCTCCCTCTACCGGATGGCGCTGATCCTGCCCTGGGCGGTGCCGGCGTTCGTCTCCGTGTTCACCTGGCGGCTGCTCTTCAACGAGAAGAACGGCATCCTCAACAAGATCCTCGCCGGTGGCGGCATCGACGCGATCCCGTGGCTCAACGACCCGACCTGGGCCAAGCTCTCGGTGATCACGGTCAACGTCTGGCTCGGCGTCCCGTTCATGCTGGTCGCCATGCTCGGCGGACTCCAGTCCATCCCCGGCGAGCTCTACGAAGCCGCGGAGATGGACGGCGCGAACGCCTGGCAGCGCTTCCGGCACATCACCCTGCCGGGCCTGCGCACCGTCAGCAGCACCGTGATCCTGATCAGCGGCATCTGGACCTTCAACATGTTCCCGGTGATCTTCCTGCTCACCCGGGGCGGTCCTGGAGACGCCACCGAGATCCTGGTGACGTACGCCTACCGGCTCTCGTTCGTCGTGAGTCCGCGCGACTTCGCGGGATCCGCGGCCTGGGGCGTCATCATTCTGCTGCTCCTTTCGCTCTTCGCGGTCGTCTACCGCCGCGCGCTCCGCAAGCAGGGAGAAGTGTGGTGA